The following are encoded in a window of Synechococcus sp. PCC 7335 genomic DNA:
- a CDS encoding type IV secretory system conjugative DNA transfer family protein has protein sequence MKHQYISLVDPSELVETAIDDHPVASAATLMLMMALAGGLSFARIATAPKKQKLGTGRFASRAEKARARQLAKKQRNTGGLEMSLRLGDVAIPYANESVLFVGAPGSGKSATVGDPGLMEIIDRGLPAIVFDAKGSREDSITRRFAPLAGRAGYNVGVIAPGKDYSDCLNPLEFIRSPIDASRSLHLANILEKNTAGFNPNKSGQGDFFQRTGIGIVQAGIMLSKLLPQSDLMTVSEIINRPDLVGRIKGLMESGNAPAWTLKQFGQMVSSEESEKQLVGMIVTAQSIFERFITADLVPSFCGPSTVPLKMDGKQILFLQVDEETQDAVLPLIAAMIELLIAHNFSEPRKNILGLFLDELPLLYLPKIAQYVNLLRSAGLVAFLGVQSLSQMRETYGKDMATSIMTGCRNTLFFNPNNVDTAKEVSARIGECDRIHHTWSRSGALLIKPTRNQHRQKGPLLSPDEINRFGKGKFVMFAPGYQTQAGEQASIPILARPKLNHAHIKQQAIAGQVWDSKSQQRLTERRKQDADYISDVEQALLERREQVEVLLPPVTDETEADATEREAQPTADAVAEEAVEAKEVIEEIAAKAPAPATEDVDDARMNEVMALAAVLN, from the coding sequence TTGAAACACCAATATATCTCCCTGGTAGACCCCTCAGAGCTTGTTGAAACCGCTATCGACGACCATCCTGTCGCCTCTGCCGCTACGTTAATGCTAATGATGGCGCTAGCGGGTGGACTTAGCTTTGCTCGTATCGCCACGGCACCGAAGAAGCAAAAGCTGGGCACGGGCCGCTTCGCTAGTAGAGCTGAGAAAGCCAGAGCGCGACAGCTAGCGAAGAAACAACGGAACACAGGCGGACTAGAGATGTCGCTTCGGTTAGGCGATGTGGCTATTCCCTATGCGAACGAATCAGTTCTGTTTGTCGGCGCACCTGGTTCAGGTAAGTCAGCAACGGTCGGTGACCCTGGCCTAATGGAAATCATCGACCGAGGACTACCTGCGATCGTCTTCGATGCCAAAGGAAGCCGTGAGGATAGCATCACGCGGCGGTTCGCACCACTCGCAGGTAGAGCGGGCTATAACGTGGGTGTGATCGCGCCGGGGAAGGACTACTCCGACTGTCTCAACCCGCTTGAGTTCATCCGTTCTCCGATAGATGCTTCTCGGTCGCTGCATCTTGCCAACATTCTAGAAAAGAACACAGCTGGCTTCAATCCGAATAAGAGCGGCCAGGGTGACTTCTTCCAGCGGACGGGCATCGGTATTGTGCAAGCAGGCATCATGCTCAGCAAACTACTGCCACAGTCAGATCTGATGACCGTTAGCGAGATTATCAATCGACCTGACCTGGTTGGGCGCATCAAAGGACTGATGGAGAGTGGCAATGCACCTGCTTGGACACTCAAACAGTTCGGCCAGATGGTCTCGTCTGAAGAGAGTGAGAAGCAGCTAGTTGGCATGATTGTCACCGCTCAAAGTATCTTCGAGCGCTTTATCACAGCTGACCTAGTGCCGTCGTTCTGTGGCCCGTCTACCGTGCCGCTGAAGATGGATGGCAAGCAGATTCTGTTCTTGCAGGTGGATGAAGAAACGCAAGATGCGGTATTGCCGCTGATTGCAGCGATGATCGAGCTGCTGATCGCGCACAACTTCTCCGAGCCGAGAAAGAACATCTTGGGACTGTTTCTAGATGAGCTACCGCTACTGTATCTGCCGAAGATCGCCCAGTATGTCAACCTATTACGCTCGGCTGGTCTAGTTGCTTTCCTTGGCGTTCAGTCGCTTTCTCAGATGCGAGAAACCTACGGCAAAGATATGGCAACTTCTATCATGACTGGCTGTCGTAATACGCTATTTTTCAACCCGAACAACGTAGATACGGCCAAAGAAGTCTCCGCTCGGATTGGTGAATGCGATCGCATTCATCATACCTGGAGTCGCAGCGGCGCACTGCTGATCAAGCCAACTCGTAACCAGCACCGACAGAAGGGACCGCTCCTCTCACCGGATGAGATAAACCGCTTCGGCAAAGGTAAGTTTGTCATGTTCGCCCCTGGCTATCAAACCCAAGCGGGTGAGCAAGCATCTATCCCGATACTGGCAAGACCCAAACTCAACCACGCACACATTAAGCAGCAGGCGATCGCAGGTCAGGTGTGGGATAGCAAAAGTCAGCAACGACTAACCGAGCGGCGAAAGCAGGATGCCGACTACATCAGTGACGTTGAGCAAGCGTTGCTCGAACGTAGAGAACAAGTAGAAGTCTTGCTGCCCCCAGTAACCGATGAGACAGAAGCAGACGCGACGGAAAGGGAAGCACAACCGACTGCTGATGCAGTCGCTGAAGAAGCAGTCGAAGCAAAAGAAGTAATCGAAGAGATAGCTGCGAAAGCACCTGCTCCTGCTACCGAAGACGTTGACGATGCACGAATGAATGAAGTCATGGCACTAGCCGCTGTACTCAACTAG
- a CDS encoding M23 family metallopeptidase — protein sequence MKRFLCFLLSFIVVLCLWCRPAIAQEGSTDVSDSLEILASQLSFDDLPAFESDGFMLSERDVVFQLEGQTSLDNYDAQMEGYENNYNLSREWFAGEYPSDVIKLGDVMYTGAGLEELSLGDIAQGVGFDIQGYQLADVPFLQDFTLNELVNDVPYLGDYSLADMPELAERIGGSGSEETLSQYLANNPEIGELTLSSAELGDLQVADVPNLDATALGDMPEAEDEEISNVPGLSTLQFGQYPGLEIVGGLIPIAKQDISFGSKEYSSGKPTPKPVSGGTNGKEGWEPIACVGGCAHIELYDSDISPIKGAWAGANWMTNAHRIRDGFGVLGAMFDEAGAYRVPFGPTFAFQVRSTDEATGAAEWGLAFRFCKRFPIDLGCTAYFMEVPLPITTHEGATILTGVKDGLGGSTQPIKAPREWEDMKPGAPSGLGGSSPNGYGGGLCGEGPGGVDYESLAAAYKTIESNIDEYDSIGRYVDGGKGGHGQRLRGRGLGKYQYMSYREEVRARIMPKQGGAEFLAKADSGASLSVAEMRRLFPPDEQDELFKSDQATLIKQAMAEGHEGDALIARVGELHTGGKGARPGSHGGYSRKLVTAYKEKIKNGDSVCKATGKYINPTLAGYKPGGRQFGMEWHPIYKENRMHAGDDIGAPMGAEVVAADGGIVSHARISGSMTSGYGKLIIIDHDNGRESYYAHLQDYVVGEGASVAQGQVIGFVGSTGGSTGPHLHYENRVGGGPVNPDIDTDYNVVASNLKKP from the coding sequence ATGAAACGATTCCTTTGCTTTCTCCTATCGTTCATAGTTGTCCTGTGTCTCTGGTGTCGTCCGGCGATCGCGCAGGAGGGATCTACCGATGTCTCCGATAGTTTGGAAATACTTGCCAGTCAGCTATCTTTCGACGACTTACCTGCTTTCGAGAGTGATGGCTTCATGCTAAGCGAGCGTGATGTTGTCTTTCAACTCGAAGGGCAAACGAGCTTAGACAACTACGACGCGCAAATGGAGGGCTATGAGAATAACTACAACCTATCGCGGGAGTGGTTTGCCGGGGAGTATCCGAGCGATGTGATCAAGCTAGGCGATGTCATGTATACGGGCGCAGGGCTTGAAGAACTCTCGCTTGGTGATATTGCTCAAGGAGTCGGCTTCGATATTCAAGGCTATCAGTTAGCAGATGTTCCGTTCCTACAAGACTTCACGCTGAATGAACTGGTGAACGATGTTCCTTACCTTGGCGACTATTCACTAGCTGATATGCCTGAACTCGCTGAACGCATCGGTGGTAGTGGGTCCGAAGAGACACTTTCGCAGTATCTAGCGAATAATCCTGAGATTGGTGAACTAACGCTATCGAGTGCTGAGCTAGGCGATTTGCAAGTCGCGGATGTGCCTAACCTCGATGCAACTGCGCTAGGTGATATGCCTGAAGCAGAGGATGAAGAGATATCTAACGTACCGGGTCTATCGACGCTTCAGTTTGGTCAGTATCCCGGCCTAGAGATAGTCGGTGGCCTAATTCCGATCGCCAAGCAAGATATTAGCTTCGGCAGCAAGGAGTACTCGTCGGGCAAACCGACACCGAAGCCAGTCTCGGGCGGCACTAACGGAAAAGAAGGTTGGGAACCGATTGCTTGTGTCGGTGGCTGTGCTCACATTGAGCTGTATGACTCTGATATCTCTCCTATTAAGGGCGCTTGGGCAGGTGCTAATTGGATGACCAATGCCCACCGAATCAGGGATGGCTTCGGCGTATTGGGTGCAATGTTCGACGAAGCGGGTGCCTACCGAGTGCCGTTTGGCCCGACGTTTGCTTTTCAGGTGAGATCGACCGATGAAGCCACTGGTGCGGCGGAATGGGGGCTGGCGTTTCGCTTCTGTAAACGTTTTCCGATTGATCTTGGCTGTACGGCGTACTTTATGGAGGTGCCTCTACCGATCACGACACATGAAGGGGCCACGATTCTCACAGGTGTGAAAGACGGTCTCGGCGGCTCTACGCAGCCGATTAAAGCACCTAGAGAATGGGAAGATATGAAACCGGGCGCACCCTCTGGTCTCGGGGGCAGTAGCCCTAATGGGTATGGTGGTGGACTTTGTGGTGAAGGGCCAGGTGGCGTTGATTATGAATCGTTAGCAGCTGCATATAAAACAATCGAATCCAATATCGATGAATACGATTCGATTGGTAGATATGTCGATGGTGGGAAAGGTGGACACGGCCAAAGACTGCGCGGTCGTGGCTTAGGAAAGTACCAATATATGTCGTATAGAGAAGAGGTTCGCGCCCGCATCATGCCTAAACAGGGTGGCGCTGAATTCCTAGCGAAAGCCGATAGTGGCGCTTCACTCTCGGTTGCTGAGATGAGGCGACTATTTCCTCCTGATGAACAAGATGAACTATTCAAATCAGATCAAGCCACGCTAATCAAACAGGCGATGGCTGAGGGACATGAAGGAGATGCTTTGATCGCTAGAGTTGGCGAACTACATACAGGTGGCAAAGGCGCACGACCTGGTTCGCACGGTGGTTATTCGAGAAAGCTGGTCACCGCATACAAAGAGAAAATTAAGAATGGAGATTCAGTCTGTAAAGCGACAGGGAAATACATCAACCCAACACTAGCAGGATATAAACCTGGCGGGAGACAGTTTGGAATGGAATGGCACCCCATTTATAAAGAAAATCGTATGCACGCAGGCGACGATATCGGTGCGCCTATGGGTGCTGAAGTAGTTGCTGCTGATGGAGGGATCGTCTCTCATGCAAGAATATCCGGCAGCATGACCTCCGGCTATGGCAAGCTCATTATCATCGACCATGACAACGGTAGGGAGAGCTACTATGCTCACTTGCAGGATTATGTAGTCGGTGAGGGTGCTTCTGTTGCACAAGGGCAGGTAATTGGTTTTGTCGGTAGTACAGGTGGCTCAACAGGTCCACATCTACATTATGAAAATAGGGTAGGTGGAGGCCCAGTTAATCCCGACATCGATACGGACTACAACGTAGTAGCATCGAACCTGAAAAAACCGTAG